A single region of the Streptomyces sp. AM 4-1-1 genome encodes:
- a CDS encoding DUF3515 domain-containing protein, protein MTSYRLRLRSPLFLGPSTAVVLLAAVGCSVTDAEASITVPTPSSKVAAHCRALHKELPGTVAELDRNDPRPASELTAGWGRGDGAIVLRCGVPRPARMDDPDARAVEVNGVNWLLEQSGDAGPRFTTTYRKAYVEVTLPKEYAHDAGPLTAFAAPVLATVPDSV, encoded by the coding sequence GTGACGTCCTACCGGCTTCGGCTCCGCAGTCCCCTGTTCCTCGGCCCATCCACCGCCGTCGTGCTCCTGGCCGCGGTGGGCTGCTCCGTCACGGACGCCGAGGCGTCGATCACGGTCCCCACCCCGTCGTCCAAGGTCGCGGCCCACTGCCGCGCGCTGCACAAGGAGCTGCCGGGGACCGTCGCGGAGCTGGACCGGAACGACCCCCGGCCCGCGTCCGAACTCACCGCGGGCTGGGGGCGGGGGGACGGGGCGATCGTACTGCGCTGCGGCGTCCCCCGGCCCGCCAGGATGGACGACCCGGACGCCCGAGCCGTCGAGGTGAACGGCGTCAACTGGCTGCTGGAGCAGTCGGGCGACGCCGGACCGCGGTTCACGACCACGTACCGCAAGGCGTACGTCGAGGTGACCCTTCCGAAGGAGTACGCCCATGACGCCGGTCCGCTGACGGCGTTCGCCGCGCCCGTCCTGGCGACGGTCCCCGACAGCGTCTAG
- a CDS encoding Lrp/AsnC ligand binding domain-containing protein, which translates to MVQAYILIQTEVGKATAVARSISDLPGVIQADDVTGPYDVIVRAQSDTVDELGRMVVAKIQQVDGITRTLTCPVVHL; encoded by the coding sequence GTGGTACAGGCGTACATCCTTATTCAGACCGAGGTGGGCAAGGCGACGGCCGTCGCCCGGTCCATCTCCGACCTTCCGGGAGTGATCCAGGCGGACGACGTCACCGGCCCCTACGACGTGATCGTCCGGGCGCAGTCCGACACCGTCGACGAACTCGGCCGCATGGTGGTCGCGAAGATCCAGCAGGTGGACGGGATCACCCGAACCCTGACCTGTCCGGTCGTGCACCTGTAG
- a CDS encoding thiamine-phosphate kinase — MKGTVGELGEFGLIRELTSRLTTTPAVRLGPGDDAAVVAAPDRRVVASTDLLLEGRHFRRDWSTAYDVGRKAAAQNLADIAAMGAVPTALLLGLAVPPELPVTWAGELMDGIRDECQVAGAAVVGGDVVRGDTITVAITALGDLRNHEPVTRSGARPGDVVAVTGWLGWSAAGYAVLSRGFRSPRAFVEAHRRPEPPYHAGPAAAGLGATAMTDVSDGLVADLGNIAAASEVRIDVRSGLIDIPSQMSDIGQAVGVDPLQWVLTGGEDHAIVATFPADVKLPARWRVIGEVLKPSALPYVTVDGAPWTSRGGWDHFGDIEDAQ, encoded by the coding sequence GTGAAGGGAACCGTGGGCGAGTTGGGGGAGTTCGGGCTCATCAGAGAGCTCACTTCCCGGCTCACCACCACTCCGGCGGTACGGCTCGGCCCCGGCGACGACGCCGCGGTCGTGGCCGCTCCCGACCGCAGAGTCGTGGCCAGCACTGATCTCCTGCTGGAGGGACGGCACTTCCGCCGCGACTGGTCGACGGCGTACGACGTCGGGCGCAAGGCCGCCGCGCAGAACCTCGCCGACATCGCGGCGATGGGCGCCGTGCCCACCGCGCTGCTGCTCGGTCTGGCCGTACCCCCCGAACTCCCGGTGACCTGGGCGGGCGAACTGATGGACGGTATTCGCGACGAGTGCCAGGTCGCGGGGGCGGCGGTGGTCGGCGGCGACGTCGTACGCGGCGACACCATCACCGTCGCGATCACCGCGCTCGGCGATCTGCGCAACCACGAACCCGTCACCCGCTCCGGCGCCCGGCCCGGCGATGTCGTCGCCGTCACCGGATGGCTCGGCTGGTCCGCCGCCGGATACGCCGTCCTCTCCCGGGGTTTCCGCTCGCCCCGCGCGTTCGTCGAGGCCCACCGGCGCCCCGAACCGCCGTACCACGCGGGACCCGCGGCGGCCGGGCTCGGCGCCACCGCCATGACGGACGTCAGCGACGGACTCGTGGCCGACCTCGGGAACATCGCCGCCGCCAGCGAGGTCCGGATCGATGTGCGCTCGGGGCTCATCGACATCCCCTCGCAGATGTCGGACATCGGCCAGGCCGTCGGCGTGGACCCTTTGCAGTGGGTGCTCACCGGGGGAGAGGACCACGCGATCGTCGCGACGTTCCCGGCGGACGTGAAACTGCCCGCCCGCTGGAGGGTGATCGGCGAGGTCCTCAAGCCGTCGGCGCTGCCGTACGTGACGGTGGACGGGGCGCCCTGGACGAGCCGGGGCGGCTGGGACCACTTCGGGGACATCGAGGACGCCCAGTAG